In the genome of Xiphias gladius isolate SHS-SW01 ecotype Sanya breed wild chromosome 18, ASM1685928v1, whole genome shotgun sequence, the window TCCAGAGGTTCAACTTGGGAGAGTCTGAGGAGAAACGGTCGGCTCTCAGCTCCAACACAGAGGGTGAGAAGATCTAGGAAGAGTGCGAAAAGTTCCCCTGCACCAGGGCGATCATGAACAATATACAAATAGATTACTGTAGCTTCATCCCTTTCCTGGCATCATCGGGAAAGACGTCCTACGAACAGAGCAAAAGATACAGAGTATCATCAGTGGAGATATATATATGATTAAGAAATGATGGATGTGCTGCAGTGTAAACCTTATGGCAATGCAAGAAGTAAAATTCAAAgcaatattctttattttataccttagattgattttttttttttttgtcccgtCCATCATGCAGCTAGACTGGCAAGAGTTGTCAGCTgttgttaaagaaatgttttgtttaaaccaATAAAACATGCTGATAACATCTTATTAATGTAAACATTTCTCCTGCATTTTTATCTTAATCTCATATTCAGTATGCTGTATGCATTGAATGATAATTTAAGTGTATACTACTTTACAACACATCCAGAGAATAAACTGacactttaaattaaatctataaagcttttttttcctttatttctagCGAACATCATataacattttcacaatttttaaaaaatatacatatatttttgtagctataacatttaaaaagaaaaatcaacaggtaaggttttctttttgaaaataataaaaaaaaaaaaaactcaaaaactaaagtgagagagtgtgaggaGATACCCGTATCTGAGTTTAAAAtactttcattattttcccTGCCCTAAAACATGTACAGTACGTAAAATATGAGATGGGAACAGAAGCGCACAGTACACAGGGGTCAAGAGTATTCACAAAGCATCATGTTCCAACGTGTTATTAGCACCATTACTCTTCAGCCATACTGCACTTTTCACTCTTTCcatcattcagttttttaatggaaaaacacCATGAGTGTCGAGGTGATGTGGCACAGACCTGTCTGTGTGGGTGGGATTGTCTGTTGCACAATTTTCATTAGTGTTCTCCCTTTCTCAGAGATAATGTTAAGAACATATTGGAGAGTAATGCCTTGACGAACAATTGTTTGAAATGACTCCCAGTGATGAGAATAAAAAAGGCGACGAGTTGCTCATACATTCACCTTGCCTGCCCAGGCCGACACATCGACATCGGCTCAGAAgcaagaaaatgacaaaaaacaaacaaacgaaaaaaaaaaaaaatgcattgcgAATTTGATAGAGATTGCATTAAATCTGTTTagcatatttactgtatataacatcTGTAATATATATAGTCAATTTTTGTTCATATATATCTGCACTTCTTCAATAGCATTTACTTTCATAACACTGATTGAAAGTTGATACCCTGCAGAAAACACTGTCAGTAAGTAGGTGTATGGGACAACCATTACAAAAACAGAGTGAACACAGACAAGTGCTTGATTGTCTCACTAAATGTCTTCAGTTTGTCTCTAAGGAGCCATCCAGAGatccttcagctgctgctcctgcagTGTGGACACCCGTAAATtgtgttttctattgttttttttttattccttcccTGCAACCCTGCCTTGAGGTCTCTCCATTTTTTGTCTTGGTGGGTGCAACAGAGACAAGgagggtgtgtatgtgcttatgtgtgtgtgtaagtatgcatgtatatgtatgcatgtgcaagTTTCTACTCCCACTTCATTAGCTTGGAGCCATGAGGTAAATCCAAGAGGCTTTCATCAGTTCCGGTTGAGGGAAGGGTGTCTGGCGCAGACCAGCGCCGTTTGCGTGGACGTGGCTGCTCCTGAGCAGGAGGCTCTGCAACCAGAGCATGTGGAGGGGCTGGCGCAGTAGGAGGTGGGTGGTGAGGaagggggggaggaggaggtggaggtggcaTCTCCTCCCTGGTTGAGCTACAGGACTCTCCTGTAGCCCTGGAGGGGAGTTGCATGCGATGGGCTCTGGAGTTGGTACGCGTGTGTGACCGGTGGGTCTGGGTGGGTGTGGGGGTGAGAGCCAGGCAGACATCCCCTTCCATGAGCTGGCGGCAGGGCAAGCCATACAGCTGTGTCGTTCTCTGGGGACAGCAAGAAGACCAGCCTCGGTCCTGCACAAAGAACGGATACTCCACCAAGACCCTCAGTAACTCCTACACAAAACCACAATATTGTTATAAACTCAACCAAGAGGTCTCTCATGTCTGTCACTTATTGTCACCACAATATGACTTTGGTGTGTGATGATATGTATAAGAAACTAAAGTGATCTGGAGTGTTTTCACCTGTGAAGATCAAGGAAGCTACAGCACATACGGTTACTGATTTGCATTAGAATTCGTCTTGTcatgcatttattcattaaattacTTGTGATGATGCTGTAATGTAGACATCTGTTACTCAAGTGTAAGCTGAAGCATATATCTTAAAAGAAAGCTGAGAAAGCTGACCTGAGTGTTGCGGTCTGTGAGGTGGACCTGCAGGTGGCTGAAGCCCTGTGTACTGCTGGGGGAAATCAGCAGCACAGTGCAGGTGCTGAGGTGGAACTCTGAAGAAGTATCGGCACTCCTCAGGAAGTCCTCGGTCCGCAGCTCCTCCACCCGCTTCAACCGACCACTGGCCAGCTCAATCAGAGAACCCTTGGTGAAGTGAGGTAGGAGCGCAGGGGGAGATGGGTGAAGGGCCGGTGGTGAGGTGTGAAGATGGCAAGGAGATAACTCTCTCCCTTTGTCCCTTTCTCTGTACCGTCGTCTCCCACGctcactgtctctttcttgGACTTTGTCATGTTGTAGatgcttctctttgtctttgtctttaccGCGCTCCCTGTCCCTATGTAgcactttttctctgtctctttcttggTCTCTTTCCTGGTCTCTTTGTGACCTGTCATGGCTGTTTGGCAGACCCAGGGGAGAGTGAGGTGAGTTCCTTAGATTGTGCTGCCTGAGGCCTGACTCCCTGTGCAGGTTGTACAGAGGTGTTCCTGAGGGGCTATAGTGTGGGTAGGGCTGAGGGCTGGGGTGGCATACCGATCCCAAGGAATAGTAGATCTGGGCCTCAGCTGGTGTGGCCCCTATGGGATCCAGTAGCCCTCCTCTACCTGCCCTGGGGTCTGGTCCGAGGGGATGGAGACTGGTGGAGAGTAAATTTGAGCCGGTCTTAACTATCCCATGCAGATGTCTGTCCTGCAGTGAGGAATGTGTCTCAGGGCCCTCCTGAGCTTGAGAGTCTGACAAAAATGGCCCTCCAGAATGGACATGGGATGTTAGTTCCTCCTGCTGTCTCCGTCCACCGTTGGTATGGGAGCTGTGTGGACTGATGTCCAGCCTGGTTCTGCTGCTATCGTTCCCATATTCTCCTGTGAGCAGAGGCCTGGAGGTTGAGACAGTCCTGCTGCCTGGCCCATCCAGGCCATTGGGCTTCTTGCCCAGGTACCTGTGTCTGGCTTCAACTAAGCTTGGGTCTTGGGGGTAGAGAGAGTGGTGGCTAAATAAGTACGacggagagaagagagaggagctgtAGTCCCGTCGGCCACTGTTGACGTAGGACCACATCTCTCTAGAATCGGCTGGGAAGGGAGTTTTAAAGGAGGAagcggaggaggaagagggggaaggTGGCAAGGAGAGGGAACACTCTCCTCTAAGCCAGCTTGAGGTGTTGGGCAGGGGTGAGGAGAGAGGATCATCTCTCCAGGCGGGAGACCCTGACCCCCTCCTCTCGCTGACCTGCCCTgggaaaaggggaagagagacagagggagagtaGCTCAGGTGCCATGGCAGGGACAGGGGGAGGCATGGTGCGGGAGCAGGAAGGGGTGGAGGAgtgtggaggagatggaggttCTGGTTAGTCAGAACTCGGTCCCTGTCACTGCCCTCCCTGACTCCTTCGCCTCTCCCTGTGCTGGACCGACTTCGGAGCGGTACAGGGGGTTTAAACTCGTCCAAAGTGACGTGGTATTCTGCCGATCCTTGCCGAGACTCCCTCTTTTTGGGAGGGAGGCACTCTTTGCCACGGTCGGGGCTGGGATTCATGGGTGGGCTCCAGCGGCAGTAGGGGCCCCCTGTTTGTGGGTGTAGGCTAGGTCACATGGGCCTCACGGGAGAACGAGGGGCGCAGACAGAGGGGAAGGCTGCTACACAGCATCACTGGTGGATCACTGTTGATTCTTTTGCACTGAAGCACCACTCAACTAGAGAAAGGatgaaagaagacagaaacaaagataaGGTGggtaaaagggggggggggtcagaaaCAGAAGTCAGAGAGATTAATTGTGAACATTAAAGAACAACAGTGTTTCAGGTCCTGGCGTCAGTTGTGGTGAAGACTTAGCTGTCATTGTGGTCCAACATCCAGACAAACATTCAGCTGtatcagacagatggagatAAATCAGCCAGTGACCCCGTGCTTTAAAAAGGTTAGAAACTCTTAGCTTCCTGATAGCTGTTGCTAATTAGTCATTACCCATTGCGGTATGTCCCACTGCGGTGGGACTGAAACTACCCAACTTACTTGTTTCATTCAAACACATTACTCCCACATGTGggctaaaaatatattttgtagcCAATGAAGTTCAGAGGCAgagcagtatgtgtgtgtgtgtttctacacacacacataaagcacTCACAGCAGGAGAGTTTTCATCTCTGACTCTCGGGGGATGATTGGAATATGTAGATATGTTTTTGTACCACTTTGATGAACCACCCCCACGACACTCCGGGTGTTCTCTGAATTCTACATAAGCTTACTACTAGCACCCCCCCACCTCTTCTCtttcagaaacacactcacacacacacacacacatggacagcaacagacacacaaatactccCTCAGGCGGCTGTACTTACTCCCCCAGTGATAGGCAAAGCTGGTCACCACCCACCCAAAAGCTGAGAGAAACACTGTTGATATTACCACCAGTTGTTGTGGATACAGGATATGGGTCTTTGCATATTAATtatgtgtcacagcagcagtgtggggaagtgtgtgtgactgtttgtgtgtgtgcatgcatgtatgtcaTGTTTGTCAATGAGCATGtgtaactttgattttttttttttgtttgttttttttggagaaatatgtgaaagtgtttatttgtttaggtctttgtgtgcgtgtgtgtttgtgtttgagtccTCGAATGTGTCAGAGATTTTGCAGCCTTGTTTCATTCAGTGAGAAGTGCGGGGGAGCTCTACTAATTCTTCTCCAAACGTTTAAATGGGCTCTTTTGAAGTGATGGCTGCTGTGGTGTCAGCGCAGCTGTTCCCTCCATCACCAGCGCCGACACCATCATCCCTGCTCCTGCCGCCGCCACAACACCACAGCACCATGCTGCCAGTCAGCCCCGCAGTCACCGGCAAGTCTGTCTCAACAGCCTACCAACTCCCTGCCATCTCGCCATCCGCCACactgtcaccatggcaactgtgtccacactcacacacacatccagtcGGTTAGAGAGGTTAGATGGGGATACTCCATGGAGAGGCGGGTAAACTGTTGCTCATCAAGTGACTTAGTCCAAAAACCGAATAATTATTAGAGTGAAGCGAGCTGTCTTTGCATCTGAGTGGAAAACTGAAAACGGGGTGGTGAGAGGTGGGGGATACATTGTCCCAGACACTGACAGGACGGGTGCGATGGAGTAGTATGTGTGAAATGTTTAAGATGGACAGTTATTATCAGCAGTTATTAGGTAAATGaacatgttgttttatgttgCCGAAACCTTATAAGTCTAGTTTTAGTGATATATGACATTTCTGTGGGCTAAAAAAACCCATCGTACTGGGGTTTATGAAAATTGATAGTCTGGAGATACAAGACCTTCAGCTTGAAGCGATTTCTTATATAATCCATACATAGCTTCAATTATACTTTTCTGTCAATATTCCTGCTAGAAAAAATCTGTTGTTATCACACTAATTATCATGATTTTATTAATCTAAATGTGTAAACTAGTTAATATCATAAAAGTAACGTAGCATCCGTCTCTGGACAATTAAGCAATTTACTGACtgattagaaagaaaaaactacaaattttaTAATATCAAAAATTAAtgttgccaaaaaaacaaaacaaaggtagCAATAACAATACTTTCAAAATCTCAGaataaattttcaaataacACACGGTATTCAAAAGGTCTGAATTTGTCtaatttatcacttttttttctttttcttttcttggcttTTGAACTCTCCAGTGTGCTTTTGCTGCAACAGTGTAGAATCCAGAAttcttaaattaataaaatttggtttcagtgtttgtccTGAAATTACTCTTACACCTTTGTCATTTTGACAGCCTACATGAAAAAGGTTGTCAAAATAGACCTCATATAAACTTGCCAAAAAAgtacaagaaaacaaagagcacAATTGTGCATGTGGAGGAGTTTGCAGAGAAATGTCTTCTAACAGAACACTCCTACACtgtgcagacatacacacagagctGGAGTGTATCTGGAGCTACTGTGGTtgaatcatttaaatatatcaaAACAGAGAGATCACAGTAATAATGATGTTACACATCCCTAACAGTGAAATACTGCTCAAGGGTTTT includes:
- the zmp:0000000926 gene encoding ataxin-1-like gives rise to the protein MNPSPDRGKECLPPKKRESRQGSAEYHVTLDEFKPPVPLRSRSSTGRGEGVREGSDRDRVLTNQNLHLLHTPPPLPAPAPCLPLSLPWHLSYSPSVSLPLFPGQVSERRGSGSPAWRDDPLSSPLPNTSSWLRGECSLSLPPSPSSSSASSFKTPFPADSREMWSYVNSGRRDYSSSLFSPSYLFSHHSLYPQDPSLVEARHRYLGKKPNGLDGPGSRTVSTSRPLLTGEYGNDSSRTRLDISPHSSHTNGGRRQQEELTSHVHSGGPFLSDSQAQEGPETHSSLQDRHLHGIVKTGSNLLSTSLHPLGPDPRAGRGGLLDPIGATPAEAQIYYSLGSVCHPSPQPYPHYSPSGTPLYNLHRESGLRQHNLRNSPHSPLGLPNSHDRSQRDQERDQERDREKVLHRDRERGKDKDKEKHLQHDKVQERDSERGRRRYRERDKGRELSPCHLHTSPPALHPSPPALLPHFTKGSLIELASGRLKRVEELRTEDFLRSADTSSEFHLSTCTVLLISPSSTQGFSHLQVHLTDRNTQELLRVLVEYPFFVQDRGWSSCCPQRTTQLYGLPCRQLMEGDVCLALTPTPTQTHRSHTRTNSRAHRMQLPSRATGESCSSTREEMPPPPPPPPLPHHPPPTAPAPPHALVAEPPAQEQPRPRKRRWSAPDTLPSTGTDESLLDLPHGSKLMKWE